In the genome of Anaerolineaceae bacterium oral taxon 439, the window CTGACGACGATCAGCATCGTCAGATCGCTGAAGCGATTCAACGGAACTGGGCGGAGATTAACGTTCTGGTCAACCTGGAGGCCGTCCCTTATGATGAACTCGTTAACGTTCGTCTTCAGGATCGGCGCTATGAGGCGGCGTTCGTCGAATTGAATTTATCCGATCTTCCCGATCCCGATCCCTACCCGTTCTGGGACCAGACGCAAATTTCAAGCGGTCAGAATTATACGCAGTGGAACAACAAGGTTATCAGCCGGTACCTGGAATCCGCGCGCGTTGAAACGGATTTAGAGGAACGGAAGCGGCTCTATCGGAATTTTCAGGTCCTTTTTGCGGAAGAGCTGCCGGCGCTGCCGCTGTATAATCCGGTTTATAATTTCGCCGTCAGTTCCAACGTTCAAGGCGTTTCGGTTGGCCCCATGTATCAGACGGCGGATCGGTTCTCTGGGATCCGAAGCTGGTTCATGGTTTTGAAAACAAAAGTGAACGATTAGGTTTTCCGATACGACGTTCGTGGAGACGCGATGTTGGGGACGGTTCTGAATAGTATTTCGATTATCCTCGGATCTTTCATCGGCGTCTTTTTCGGATCGAAGTTTTCCGGTTCCCTCCGCGATACCTTTTACGCGATTTTAGGGACGTTCGCGATCTTCATGGGAATCGGGATGTTCCTTGAATCGGAGAATGCGATTGTATGCCTAACGAGCCTCGTTCTTGGTACGTTTATCGGAGAAGTCACGCGTCTTGAGGAGAAGGTCGAATCGGCCGGCGCGCGCGTTATCGCGTTTTCGGCGCGCTTTTATGGCGTGACGCGTCAGGAGGAATCGGATCGGCAGCGCATGATTAAGGGGTTTGTAACGGCTTCTCTCTTCTTCGTGACCGGACCGATCGGAATTCTCGGCGCGTTTCAAAGCGGGTTGAGCGGCGATCTCGATTTGCTGATGATGAAGTCGCTGCTGGATGGAATAACGGCGATTGTCTTTGCATCGGTCATGGGAATCGGCGTCGCTTTTTCGGCGCTCGCCGTATTGGTCTATCAGGGTTTCCTGACGCTTTTTTCGCGTCCGTTTCATGCGTTTCTGTCCGACGCGATGATTTCAGAGATGACCGGGACCGGCGGGATACTCTTAGGCATGATCGGGATTTCTTCGCTGTTGGGGCTAAAAAAGATTCGCGCGTCCTCCGCGATTCCGGCGATTTTCCTGGCTCCGCTGATGATGTGGTTCGTTGAAAGATTCGCGTAGCCTTTTTTTTGCCTGTCAGGCCGGTTGTCCGGTTTGCCTGCTGTTTTCCGGTTGTCCTGTTCTTGGACCGGTCCCGTTGGGCCGACTTTTTGATGATCCTGATCGGTTACCGGGCGACGCGGAAGGAGACGTTCGGCCAAGGCGTGAAGATTGACGAATCTTTCCCGGATTTGATTTCAGACATGCGCTGCGTATAGCCGCCACGATTCGGATTCTTCGATAAATCCGAGTTTTTTGTACATTCGCACGGCTGCGGTATTTTTTTCGTAGGTGTTCACGGTGAAAATATCGATTTCATGAGAAAACTCATCGACAAATCGGCGGATCATCTTCGTTCCGAGCCCCATCCCGCGCATTTCGGGGATCAGCGCGACGCGGTCGATATGCATCGAAAATTCATCGCGCGTCGCGAGCAGGTAAGCCGCGGCTTCTCCTGAGTCTCGGGCAGCGAGGATTCGAACGATGGACGCGGCGTTCAACGCCAGGTCAAATTCGAACGGCGTCAGGCGCCAGATCGGCGGAAATGACCTGTCGATCGCGTGAAGACGACGCGATTCGGTTCGGCGATCCGGAGCGCAGGGACGGTATTCGAGCGGGCCGAAGTCCGTTCCCGACCGATCTTCCGGTTGGGCCTGACTCCTGTAAAGCGTGATCAGGCGGTCGATCGGGCGGAACGGAAGCGTTCGCAGCAGTATGTCAATTAGAAAGTTCTGTCGGCGTGGAAGGATCAGGCATTCCCGGATTCCAAGCGCGCGGCAGGCGTCGCGGATCGTCAGGACTTCCGCGGCGGTCACGAGGCCAGGCCCGGGCGCGGCCGCGAATTCGATCCAGGCGGCGGTTTCTGTAACCTGCTTCAATCCGAAGGTGAAAGGGACGGTTCGGTTCCGCTCGGATTCGGGCGCTTCCGCCTGGTAGCAGCGGCATTCAAAGATATAGTCGTTGGCCCGGTGCCAACCCGGATGAAAGTAGGCTTCGTCAGGATCGTTAAAAAGACCCGCCGGATCAAAATTTTCCGGCGAGCAGCTTCTGAGCATTGGATGGATAAAAGGAAAATCGCGCCGCCGATCTCAGCGGAACGTCGAAAACCGTTCGATCAGGTCATTCAATTCATCGTTGGAATAATAATGAATATGGATCGTCCCGCCATTTTTCCCGGGGTGCAGCGTGACGCGCGTACCGACGGAATGCATCAGCGCTTCTTCGATCGATCTGATTTCCGGCGAAACCTGATTCGATTTTTTTGCGGCCGGGGATTCTTCGGATTGGCCGGAAAGCTTGCGAACGAACGCTTCGGTCTGCCGGACGTTCAGGCCCTGCGTCAGGATCGCCTGCAATGTGGTGACTTGCGCCTGTTCGGTTCCACAGCCCAGCAATGCGCGCGCGTGGCCTTCGCTGATCGCGCCGGAGCGGAGCGCGCGCAATACAATTTCCGGAAGCTTCAGGAGCCGGAGCGTGTTCGTGACCGACGAGCGGTTTTTCCCGACGCGTTTAGCGATTTCCTCATGCGTCAGGCCGAAATTTTCTTCAAGGCTCCGATAGGCCTCGGCGGTCTCGATCGGCGACAGGTCAGCGCGCTGAACATTTTCGATCAGCGCGAGTTCAAGGCGTTCCTGATCCGAAGCCGTTCGAACGATCGCGGGGACCATCTGCAGCCCGGCGAGTTCGGCGGCGCGCAGGCGGCGTTCGCCGGCGATCAGGAAGTACTTTTTCGTTTCGTTGTCAATCGTCAGGATCAGCGGCTGGATGATACCATGCGCAAGGATCGATTCGCTCAGGTCTTTCAGCTCTTCCTCGTTGAATGCGGTCCGCGGCTGACGGGGGTTGGGCTGAATATCGGAAATCGCGACGGAAAGGACTACTTCGTCCGACGCTGGCCGTGTTTCGTTCTCGATCGTCGGAATTAACGCGCCTAAACCGCGTCCTAACCCTACTCTTTTTTGTGCGCTCATGTTTAATGACCCCCCTCCCTGTTTGAAATGAATATCATTGATACCATTTAGTTTTTCTGATCCTGCCCGATAATTTCTTTAGCTAAGCTTTCGTACGCTTTGCTGGCGTTGCTGTCTTTGGAATAGTAGTTAATCGGCTGACCGAACGAAGGCGCTTCCGCCAGTCGGATAGATCGCGGGATAATCGAGTTGAAGACTTTATCCGGGTAGAACTGCCGAACTTCGTTGACGACGTCGATCGCCAGCCGTGTCCGCCCGTCGAACATGGTCAATACGACGCCGCGAACGCGGACGTACGGGAAGGATCGCTGGACTTTAAGGATGGTCGAGTATAGCTGCGAAAGGCCTTCGAGCGCAAGATATTCGCATTGCACCGGGATAATAACGCCGTCTTTAGAGGCGACGAGCGCGTTGATCGTCAGCAGGCTCAGCGAAGGCGGGCAGTCGATCAGGATATAGTCGTAATTCTCCTGGACGGCGGTCAGCGCGTTTTTCAAGATCGATTCGCGGTTATCGAAATCGCTCAGCTCGATCTCAGCGCCGGAAAGGTCCGGCGACGCCGGTAAAATCGAAAGCTTGAATTCATCGTTGTAAACGATATTCGGCGCGATCGTCGTCGCTCCGATCAGGACCTGGTATGAACCGTTTTTGATCGTACTTTTATCGATTCCGATCGAAGCGGTCGCGTTCGCCTGCGGATCCATGTCGACGACCAGAACGCGCATACCCTGTTCGGATAAAGCGGAACCTAAACTGACCGCTGTCGTCGTTTTCCCAACGCCGCCTTTTTGATTAATCAGAGCGTAGATTTTCATAAAAAAAATTCCCTTCGGTAAAGACCTTTTTCTTCTCTAAGAACGACCGGTATCGGCTTGCGGTTTATGCTGAGGCGCGCCGCAGTATGGGCAAAGCGTCCAAGGTAATTCTAAAACCTCTTCGCATTTTACGCATTTCTTCATTAACTTCGTGTGGCAGGCCGGGCAAAGAATCCATTTTGATTGGATCTCCCGCCCGCAGCCGGGGCATTTCGGGCGCCGTTCGATTTCCTGGATCAGCGTTTCTTCTTCAAGCGCGCTGAGATATTTTTCCTCGATCGTCTGAGCTGGGCGAAGGAGGAGGTAAAGGATAACGCCGAAGAACGGAAGCGCGAGAGCGATCAGGCCCGCTAAAATAACGATCAGCGGGTCTCTCGAACGCGAACGGATGTCCCGTAAAACCCAAAACGTTATCCCGAGCCAGAGCGCCGCTGAAAACGCGCTGAGAACCGCGATCGCAATGACGGAAAGGTTTGATAAAAGGTTTGCGTCCAACTCGTCCTTTCAGCTCCACGTTTAACGTGTGAATTATAGCATGGATTTTATCATGCGGTTCGGTCGTGATTATTGATGAAAAACTAAGAATAATGCCCAAAATTCCGCTATAATTAGAAAACGATTTTGAGGTGCGCAGGATGGGCGAAGGACCATGGCTTTTGATTCGGATGATTGCGAAAAGATAACGACGGCGTTTCGTATTAAGGAGATGCCGCGGACGGACCGTCCTCGGGAGCGAATTATCCTGGCGGGGGCTGGATCGCTGACGAATTATGAACTGCTGGCAGTGTTGCTGAAAACGGGGACGTCCGGTATGGGTGTTCTTGAATTTGCGGAGATGATCCTGAGGCGGTTCGGCGGATTAAGTGGGCTGGATCGCGTCACGTTTGATCAGCTTCGGCAGGTCAAGGGGATTGGCGAGGCGAAGGCCGCGGAGCTGATCGCGGCGATTGAATTTGGGAAACGGATTCATGAAGCGACAGCGAACCGTGAATCGCGGCAGATTCGCTCTGCGGAGGATGTTTATGAGCTGGTTTGCGCGAAAATGCGGTCGCTGGATCATGAAGAGCTTTGGGTTATCAATGTAGATTCGAAAAATCGGGTTCTTGCGATCGATCAGTTGTATAAAGGATCGGTCAACGCTTCGACGATTCGGATCGCCGAGGTTTTTCAGGGCGCGGTCAGCCGGAAGGCGATGGGGATTATCCTGGTTCATAATCATCCCAGCGGCGATCCGACGCCGAGCGATCTCGATTTTGTCGTCACGCGCAATGTTAAAGAAGCAGGCCGGATTCTCGAAATTGCGCTGTTGGATCATGTCGTAATCGGGGCGGGCGATTATCGGTCGATTTTTGACCTGACGGCGGATTGATAAGTTTCGGCTGCCCTGCTGCGCATAGCCGTTTGGGAAAATGCGCTGCTGGAAAGGCTATTTGACAAATGGATTGGGCTATAGTATGATATTGCAGTTCATGGCGAGGTAGCTCAGTGGCAGAGCAGGGGACTCATAAGCCCTTTGTCGTGGGTTCGACTCCCACCCTCGCCACAAATGATATAGAAAAAATCCGGATTAAATCCGGTTTTTTTCTATGGACTGCATGCGCGATGATGCGCAGGTATTTCAGTTTTACGTTGGCGATCAGGGTGCGTATTTAACATGCGAATCGAAGAATTGGATCGTCCGGCGCATGGCGACAGCGAAATTGTTACTGATATTATGGTCGTCATTTTCATAAATATAGAATTCATAAGGAATTCTCATCTCCTTGAATTCGCCGGCTAAGATCTCGGACCAGGCGAGCGGGACGACGGGATCCCCTCGCGCGTGGTGCAGCTGGACCTGTCCTGAAATTTCCGAGAGATAGGCGTTCGGCGAGACCGAGGCCCAGAATGCCGGGTTTTCCTCAATCGTCCCGTAACGCTGCGACGCTGCTTCGTACCACGAGTTGAAGCTGTTAGCCCAGGATTGGCCTTCGCGAGAGAGTTGAACCCTGCTGTGAATCCGGTGCCACCTGGCGATGATATCCGGATAGGGGGAGACGACTCCCGCCCAGATGACGCCGGCCCTGATGTCCTTGCTGACGGTCATGGCGCGGAGCGTGATCTGTCCGCCCATCGAATGACCCCACATGCCGATTCGATTCGGGTCCGCGTCTGGATAAGCTTTAAGCGCGGCGACAGCGTTCAGTGTGTCGATTGTGTAGCCGGGATCGCCGTAGCCGCCGCCGGAAGCAGGCTCGCCTTCGGAGCTGCCGTGGCCGCGATAGTCCGGTTTAAAAACGATGTAGCCGGCGAGCGTGAGCGACTCGACATATCGGACGTAGCGTTCAGTCGTCCGATATTCGCTTGGGGCAATATATCCATGATTAAATACGATAATGGGCCAGCCGTGCGCTGGTTTTTCGCCGACCGGTACGGACATGAGCGCGTCAATCTTATTTCCATCCGATTGATAAGAAGCGACGTATTGATTGTAGTAAAGACCAGCAACAACGGTGGATTCGATCGTGATACCGCTCCCTGGATATACGGCGCGGCGCATTTCGCTGATCTGGAGCGGGTTTGGCTCGGTTGAGAAGGTTTGCGTAGACTGCGAATAGAGCGGAGTGCCGCTGACGAAAAGGGCAAGAAGCAGAACGCAGAAATAAATCAGGCTGCTGCGCTTTAATGGCATAGAGGCTCCTTAAAGATGAAGAAATCCAGGATCCCGCCGACGATCGGGATCTGTGATCCGAAGGATTCGGCATGTGTATACCGGCGCCTATTATTATACTCGTGTTTGTTCAGCTAACTTGATTTGGATCTGTGGCTTGACTGACGATGAAAGGTTTTTCTCGATTTTGGCGGGGCGCGCCGGATTCTGAAGATAGGCCTTTATTGTGTGTGAAGCGGGGTTGACGCTGTAATTTCTATCTTCGCGTCCTGCGATGGGGCGGCCGTTGGAGAAGGACATCTGTTTCTTTCTTTATCAGGAAAGTAAAGATGAAATGAAAGGCGGGTTCGAAAAAAGTGCATTATACTCTGTAGTCTAAGCTTTTTAAGCGGAGCTGTATTCTAAATAATGTAAGTATGAATGACGCATGGCATTAGCTGCATGAGAGTTATAGGATCATATTTTGTCTCTTTTTTTTTGAGGGGGGAGTTAATCGTATGATGAAAAATAAATTTGACAATAATCTTATTTCAAAAATGAATCGAAGGCTTATCCTGGATTTGATTCGACGGAATGGACCGATAAATCGGGCGGAGGTAGCGCATGTTACCGGATTAAGCATCCCTACTGTGATGAAGATTACTGACGAATTGAGCAGAATAAATTTAATTCGTGTGATTGGAAAACGTAAATCGATTGGGGGCAAGCGGCCGGAGCTCTATGAGTTTATACCTAATTCATTCTGCACGATTGGGTTAGATATAGGGCGAAATAAGATCCGCGCTCTTGTGATGGATATGTCTGCAAAAATTATTGCGAAGAAAGAAATCAGAACAGAAGAAACACATCCTGAGAGTGAACTTATTGAACGATTAATTGTCTTAGTAAAGGAGTTAATTGCCGAGAGCAGTTTGAATGAGAACGAAATCCTGGGATTGGGAATCGGCATGCCCGGGCTGTTGGATACGGAAGCTGGCGTCGTTTTATTTTCTCCTGACTTTAATTGGGAGCATATCCCGCTGATTGAAAAATTTGAGGAGGAGTTTTCGTTCAGAACGGTTCTTGAGAATTCCAATCGAACGTTGGCGTTAGGCGAGCATTGGTTTGGCGCGGGGACTGACTCTAACGATCTGATCTGTGTGAATTTAGGATATGGAATCGGTGCGGGAATTATTGAGAACGGCGAAATCATTCAAGGCTCCAGCGGCAGTAATGGTGAATTTGGACATATCATTTTGGATAAAAATGGTCCGATCTGTAGCTGTGGAAACCGCGGCTGTTTGGAAGCTATCTCTTCCGGATATGCAATCGCGAATCAAATCAAGTATATGGTGGAACAGGGAACCAGTTCCATTGTGACAGAAATGTGCTGTGGTGACTTATCGAGGATTGACGCTAAACTGGTTTTTAAGGCAGCTTTTTTGGATGATGAACTTTGCAAAAAGGTAATTAATAATGCTGTTGAATATATTGGGATCGGAATTGCAGCATTAATCAACTTATTTGATCCTGAACAGATTATCCTCTCGGGAGGAATAACAAAATCCAGCGAAACGTTTAAAGAGAATCTCGAAATTATTATTCAGAATAATCAAATGCGATTTGCAGGGAGAAAAGTACAGATTAAATATGGCAAGCTGGGAGATAACGCGTCAGCTATCGGTGCGGCGACGCTCCTTATTAAACAGTTGATTGATAATGGTGGATTTATTGATTCCCTTGATATACCATTGTAAATGGTACTTTTATCATAGGATCTAAATGACAAATGCCTGTTTTCTCTTTTCCCCTTTCCCATTATACTTAGTTTACTTAACTAAGTTCAACTGATGCGGCTCAAACTACCAAAGGCGGATATTATGAGTCAAAGTATATTAATAGAGGTTGACAATATTACAAAATGTTTCCCTGGAACAATTGCGTTGGATCATGTTCATTTCAAAGTGAGGAAGGGATCTGTCCATGCAATATGCGGCGAAAATGGGGCTGGAAAATCAACGCTGATGAATATCATTGGCGGTGTATTTCTGCCGACGGAAGGAACCATTTTTTTTGAGGGAAATCAGGTAAGTATTCGACGTCCAAAAGACGCGCAGGATCTGGGAATCAGCTTTGTTCATCAGGAACTGATTTTATGTGAGGAGCTCACCATTGCGGAAAATATCTTTATCGGCCGACTTCCTAAAAGGTATTTAGCTGTCGATTATGTGAAGTTATTTGATCAGGCAAATCGTGTATTGGAACGATTCTCGGTTCCATTTACATCTGAAAGAATCGTTTCTTCGTTAAACGTTTCAGAAAAACAGATTGTTGAGATAGCCAAAGCTATATCGCTTAAATCTAAGTTGTTGATTCTGGATGAACCGACTTCTTCTTTGTCTGAGAAAGAAACTAAAAAGTTATTTGATATTATTCGGAGTCTTAAGGAGGAAGGACTCAGTATTTTATATATTAGCCACAGAATGGCTGAAATTTTCGAAATATGCGATCGTGTAACGATTTTACGGGATGGGAAGATTGTGAAGGAGAAGAATATCTCTGATACATGTCCTGATGAGGTTATTCAATGCATGGTCGGGCGGGCTCTGACAGATATGTATCCCGAAAAGAATATCAACAGTGGAGAAGAGCTCTTACGGGTTGAGAATCTTTCTAACGACGGCTTTTTTTCTAATATAAGCTTTCGGCTATTCAAGGGCGAGATTTTGGGCTTTGCGGGGTTAGTCGGCGCAGGGCGGAGTGAGATTATGCGCTCGCTTTGCAGTATCGACAGCAAAACCTCGGGATCCGTTTTTTTAAATCAAGAGAGTATTTCCTTTGAAAGGTATTGTGATTGTATTAGAAATGGAATTGTTTATTTGACCGAGGACCGGAAATCAGAGGGGCTTTTTCTTGAAATGAGCGTTAAGAATAATATTAGCGTTGTCGATCTTAAAAATATTTCTGACGACTTGATTATTCGTAAACGAAAAGAGGATTTATTAACCGCTGCGTATTGCTCAAAATTGGGAATTAAGACAGCTTCTATTGACTCGAAAGCCTCAAGTTTAAGCGGCGGTAATCAGCAAAAAGTGGTGATTTCCAAATGGTTAGCAGTAAATCCAAAAATTATTATTTTAGATGAACCAACTCGTGGGATCGATGTGGGCGCTAAATCAGAGATTCATAAACTCCTTAGAGAGTTGGCTTCGGCCGGTATTGGAATCATCATTATTTCATCCGAACTGCCTGAGGTGATTGGCCTGTGTGATCGAGTTATTGTCATTCATGAAGGAAGGATTTCAGGTCAACTTTTATCCAACCAGTTTTCTGAGGAGTCTATATTGCGATTAGCATCTGGAGAGATCTCAATTAAATAAGGAGCGGGTATTCCATGAAATCTATGATAAAGAAGTTGACAGCTAAGCGTGAGGCAAGTGTTGCTTTAATTACGGTTTTGGCTGCGTTGATCACCGGTTTATTCCAACCCAAATTTTTTAGTATCAGCAATCTACGGTCGCTTGCGATAGGGCTCTCGACGGATGGAATCCTTGCAATCGCGCTGACGATTGTTCTTGTCCTCGGCGGTATTGAGCTTTCGGTGGGGTCTGTTATGGCTCTTTCTTGCGTGTTGGTCGGTTGGACGTTCTTAATAACGGATAATATTCTTTTTGGAATAATTGCTTCTCTTACCGTCGGAATTGGAATCGGTTTGTTTAATGGTTTGATGATCAGTAAATTAGATTTGCCTCCTTTTATTGTGACGCTTGGGATGCAGAGCCTAGCAAAAGGAGCGGCTTATATTTTTACGGAAGGTTCCCCTCTAAGTATGGGCGGTCTTCCTCAGTGGTTCAGGACGCTTGGGCGAGGATCTGTATTTAATATTCCGATTATTTTTATTATCTTTATGGTTCTGGCTGTGATTTTTGATCTTTTAATGAAAAATATCACTACATTCCGAATGATTTTTTATGTTGGAAGCAATGAAAACGCGGCAAAGCTTTCCGGTATTAACGTTTCTGAAGTGAAGGTTGGTGTGTACATGCTTTCCGCTTTACTCGCAACGCTCACAGGAATTCTAAGCTTGTCCCGATTTAATGTCGCGACGCCGACGCTTGGCACGATGGCTGAAACGCGTGCTATTTCTGCTGCAGTTATTGGCGGAACGAGTATGGCTGGTGGGGTTGGAACTGTTGTGGGTACTGTTCTCGGTGTCGTTTTATTAAACATAATTAATAATGCACTTGTAATGCTGAACGTATCGGTTTATTGGCAGGATTTCGTGACTGGCGCAATTCTTATCCTTGCGGTAACGCTCGATTATGTCTCTCATAGAAAAAAATAGTTTATTCGTGGAATAATGCCGAAATTCTTCGGCAGGTAAATAAAATAAGGAGTTGTGATGAAAAGAAATGTATATTTGTCGGTTGTTATCTTAGCTACAATGTTGCTTGTCATGATTGCGCCGGTTTTAGCTCAAGAGAGCGTTCTTACCGGGGCTCCGGATGAGGAATACTACATGATTTCATTTTTGTCCGGAATCGATTATTGGAAGACCTGCTTTCAGGGTTTCGAAGATTCCGCCAGGAATCACGGTGTGAAGGTTTTTTATACGGGCGATGCCAGCGCTGACGTTGCTAAGCAGGTCTCAGTCTTTGAACAAGTAGTCGCGAAGAACCCGAAGGGGATTGCCGTTACCTGCGTTAATGCTGATGCGCTGGTTGATCCGATTAATGATGCAATTTCAAAGGGGATTCAAGTTGTTACCTTTGATTCAGATTCCCCGAACAGTCAACGCGCTTCGTATCTTTCGACAGGGAACGAAGCCGTTGGCGCTCGGGCAGCTCATTATTTCGCCGATATAGTTCCTGATGGGAAAATCGCGCTGCTCTATACAGTTGGTGCTGAAAATTCGGAAGCAAGGGTTGACGGGTTTGAGAATGAAATTGTGGCCGCAGGATTGAATATAGAGGTCGCAGCAAAAGTTAATGATAAGGGGGATCAGATCGAAGCTACGAAAAATATGGCCGCTGCTCTGCAGGCGGACCCGTCGATTAACGCCGTTTTCTGTATGGATGGGGTCGCCGGTGTGGCTGGCCCTACGGCTGTCATGGAGGCTGGTCGGGACGATATAAAGGTTGTTGCTTTCGATACGGATTCTGCAGTGCTGGATATGGTAAAAAATGGCGAGATTATGGCTACGGTTGCGCAAGGTACATATTCTATGGGGTATTGGTCTATGGAGTTCTTGTTTAGTTTAGCGCATGACTTGTCAAAATCGGCGCTGCCAACTTTCGTTGATACCGGCGTCACTTTTGTCGAATCCGACACGGTCGATCGTTACTATGTAAGATAATAAAATCTGAACGAGGATGCCCTGTCGCAGGCGACGAAAGGGGCATCCTCGAATGAATTTTTCGGAGATGCTAAATTTATAAGAATGATGATTGGATTACGGGATAAGTTATGATTAATAATTTTTTGTATGAGCAGACGACTAAAATTCTTTTTGGCGTTGGAACCTTCAATCGCATTGGAATCGAAACGGCGAAATTTGGCAGGCGCGTTTTGCTGGTTACTGAATCGGATAAGCCGCCTCTCGCGGTCGTTTATGATAAAGCTGAAGCACTATTGAAAAAAGAAAACTTGGAAGTTTTTCGATTTACAGGCGTGATCCCGAACCCAACAACTGAAAGTATTAACCTGGGGACAGAAATCGCGCGAAAACAGAAAATTGACGTCGTCGTAGGAATTGGCGGCGGCTCTGCATTGGATACGGCCAAAGCGATAGCTGTGTCCGCAGTAAATGAGGGGCAAGCATGGGATTTTCTTTTTTATAAGAAACCTCAGCCGCAGCGGACATTGCCGACAATTGCCGTCACGACGACTTCTGGTACGGGTTCGCAAGTAACTCAGGTTGCAGTGATGACCGAAACCGTGACAAGGACAAAAAGCGCAATCTACAATAATCTTATTTTTCCCAAAGCTGCTGTGATCGATCCAGAACTAATGGCGACAATTCCCGCGCATATTACTGCGTCTACCGGTTTTGACGCTTTCGCTCATTCTTTTGAGAGTTATTTAAATATAAATAGTTCCGTTTACACAGATATGGTTGCGTTAGAAGGCATCAAAAACTGTGTAAAGTTTTTAGAGCGTGCTGTTAACCATGGGGACGATCTCGACGCTCGAACAGGCATGGCTTGGGCCGATCTTTGCGGCGGACTTGCTATTGCGAACGCAGGCGTTACATTGCCGCATGGTATTGGTATGACGATAAGCGGATACTGCCCGCATATTATGCATGGCGAAAGTCTTGCGTTAACCTACCCGTCTTTTACCCGGTTTACGTTTCCTTACGCGGTTCAAAAATTTGCACAGGTCGCAAGGTTATTTAATCCGGGTTATTCGTCTGAAACGGATTTGAAAGCTGCAGAACTGTGCTGTGA includes:
- a CDS encoding stage 0 sporulation protein J; the encoded protein is MSAQKRVGLGRGLGALIPTIENETRPASDEVVLSVAISDIQPNPRQPRTAFNEEELKDLSESILAHGIIQPLILTIDNETKKYFLIAGERRLRAAELAGLQMVPAIVRTASDQERLELALIENVQRADLSPIETAEAYRSLEENFGLTHEEIAKRVGKNRSSVTNTLRLLKLPEIVLRALRSGAISEGHARALLGCGTEQAQVTTLQAILTQGLNVRQTEAFVRKLSGQSEESPAAKKSNQVSPEIRSIEEALMHSVGTRVTLHPGKNGGTIHIHYYSNDELNDLIERFSTFR
- a CDS encoding sporulation initiation inhibitor Soj encodes the protein MKIYALINQKGGVGKTTTAVSLGSALSEQGMRVLVVDMDPQANATASIGIDKSTIKNGSYQVLIGATTIAPNIVYNDEFKLSILPASPDLSGAEIELSDFDNRESILKNALTAVQENYDYILIDCPPSLSLLTINALVASKDGVIIPVQCEYLALEGLSQLYSTILKVQRSFPYVRVRGVVLTMFDGRTRLAIDVVNEVRQFYPDKVFNSIIPRSIRLAEAPSFGQPINYYSKDSNASKAYESLAKEIIGQDQKN
- a CDS encoding sugar kinase, with product MMKNKFDNNLISKMNRRLILDLIRRNGPINRAEVAHVTGLSIPTVMKITDELSRINLIRVIGKRKSIGGKRPELYEFIPNSFCTIGLDIGRNKIRALVMDMSAKIIAKKEIRTEETHPESELIERLIVLVKELIAESSLNENEILGLGIGMPGLLDTEAGVVLFSPDFNWEHIPLIEKFEEEFSFRTVLENSNRTLALGEHWFGAGTDSNDLICVNLGYGIGAGIIENGEIIQGSSGSNGEFGHIILDKNGPICSCGNRGCLEAISSGYAIANQIKYMVEQGTSSIVTEMCCGDLSRIDAKLVFKAAFLDDELCKKVINNAVEYIGIGIAALINLFDPEQIILSGGITKSSETFKENLEIIIQNNQMRFAGRKVQIKYGKLGDNASAIGAATLLIKQLIDNGGFIDSLDIPL
- a CDS encoding D-xylose ABC transporter ATP-binding protein (with RbsBCD acts to import ribose into the cell; RbsA contains 2 ATP-binding domain), producing the protein MSQSILIEVDNITKCFPGTIALDHVHFKVRKGSVHAICGENGAGKSTLMNIIGGVFLPTEGTIFFEGNQVSIRRPKDAQDLGISFVHQELILCEELTIAENIFIGRLPKRYLAVDYVKLFDQANRVLERFSVPFTSERIVSSLNVSEKQIVEIAKAISLKSKLLILDEPTSSLSEKETKKLFDIIRSLKEEGLSILYISHRMAEIFEICDRVTILRDGKIVKEKNISDTCPDEVIQCMVGRALTDMYPEKNINSGEELLRVENLSNDGFFSNISFRLFKGEILGFAGLVGAGRSEIMRSLCSIDSKTSGSVFLNQESISFERYCDCIRNGIVYLTEDRKSEGLFLEMSVKNNISVVDLKNISDDLIIRKRKEDLLTAAYCSKLGIKTASIDSKASSLSGGNQQKVVISKWLAVNPKIIILDEPTRGIDVGAKSEIHKLLRELASAGIGIIIISSELPEVIGLCDRVIVIHEGRISGQLLSNQFSEESILRLASGEISIK
- a CDS encoding ABC transporter permease — translated: MKSMIKKLTAKREASVALITVLAALITGLFQPKFFSISNLRSLAIGLSTDGILAIALTIVLVLGGIELSVGSVMALSCVLVGWTFLITDNILFGIIASLTVGIGIGLFNGLMISKLDLPPFIVTLGMQSLAKGAAYIFTEGSPLSMGGLPQWFRTLGRGSVFNIPIIFIIFMVLAVIFDLLMKNITTFRMIFYVGSNENAAKLSGINVSEVKVGVYMLSALLATLTGILSLSRFNVATPTLGTMAETRAISAAVIGGTSMAGGVGTVVGTVLGVVLLNIINNALVMLNVSVYWQDFVTGAILILAVTLDYVSHRKK
- a CDS encoding alcohol dehydrogenase, producing MINNFLYEQTTKILFGVGTFNRIGIETAKFGRRVLLVTESDKPPLAVVYDKAEALLKKENLEVFRFTGVIPNPTTESINLGTEIARKQKIDVVVGIGGGSALDTAKAIAVSAVNEGQAWDFLFYKKPQPQRTLPTIAVTTTSGTGSQVTQVAVMTETVTRTKSAIYNNLIFPKAAVIDPELMATIPAHITASTGFDAFAHSFESYLNINSSVYTDMVALEGIKNCVKFLERAVNHGDDLDARTGMAWADLCGGLAIANAGVTLPHGIGMTISGYCPHIMHGESLALTYPSFTRFTFPYAVQKFAQVARLFNPGYSSETDLKAAELCCEEIDIFLKKIGMWLGFKEFGVDRHTLREIANRSHDLPDYKANPVIADIDEIYRQLQVGLDRT